From Bordetella flabilis, the proteins below share one genomic window:
- a CDS encoding DUF4142 domain-containing protein → MNHFKKAVLAASLLGMVAMAGAAVGQAADISRGDREFLRQAAQANTFESEASLWVQRNGEQDEVKRYAGLMIQDHATVARQLKELAAAKGVELPAELPPAQARILKELRSENGTRLDRSYADKVAVAAHKDAVELFSDANQKARDPEIKAFAQQTLPSLKAHLDEGIALQKSVAASGQASPPERAAPNATVPGGVSPASREAPPSLLPGDKGAPTR, encoded by the coding sequence ATGAATCACTTCAAAAAAGCCGTTCTGGCCGCGAGCCTGCTGGGCATGGTTGCGATGGCCGGGGCCGCCGTCGGGCAGGCCGCCGATATCAGCCGCGGCGACCGTGAATTCCTGCGGCAGGCGGCGCAGGCCAACACCTTCGAATCCGAGGCCAGCCTATGGGTGCAGCGCAACGGCGAACAGGACGAGGTCAAGCGCTATGCCGGACTGATGATCCAGGACCACGCGACGGTAGCCAGGCAGTTGAAGGAATTGGCTGCCGCCAAGGGCGTGGAATTGCCCGCCGAACTGCCGCCGGCCCAGGCCAGGATCCTCAAGGAATTGCGGTCTGAAAACGGCACGCGGCTGGACCGCAGCTACGCCGACAAGGTTGCCGTCGCGGCGCATAAGGACGCCGTGGAGCTCTTTTCCGACGCCAACCAGAAAGCCAGGGATCCGGAGATCAAGGCATTCGCGCAGCAGACCCTGCCAAGCCTGAAGGCGCATCTGGATGAGGGCATCGCCCTGCAGAAGAGCGTGGCCGCCAGCGGGCAGGCCAGCCCGCCCGAGCGCGCAGCACCGAACGCCACGGTTCCCGGCGGCGTGTCGCCCGCCTCACGCGAGGCGCCGCCCAGCCTTTTGCCGGGCGACAAGGGCGCGCCGACCCGCTGA
- a CDS encoding hemerythrin domain-containing protein: protein MNKADIPLAQRDALALMLDDHRKVKQLFKDFGKAADPEIRESIAHEACLTLTVIAQIEEELFYPFLRSQNPVAFGRLLDKAIVEHGCARNLIAQIQGMTTDDPLFTARVTVLGEYISHHIEEEEGELFPKLIVLNVDLRNIAKQMLQRKEEITVEAHLV, encoded by the coding sequence ATGAACAAGGCGGATATACCCCTCGCTCAGCGTGACGCCCTGGCATTGATGCTGGATGACCATCGCAAGGTCAAACAGTTGTTCAAGGATTTCGGCAAAGCGGCGGATCCGGAAATTCGCGAGTCCATCGCGCACGAGGCCTGCCTGACCCTGACCGTCATCGCGCAGATCGAAGAAGAGCTTTTCTATCCCTTCCTGCGCAGCCAGAATCCGGTTGCCTTCGGGCGGCTGCTGGACAAGGCGATCGTCGAACATGGCTGCGCGCGCAATCTCATCGCGCAAATCCAGGGCATGACGACCGATGACCCGTTGTTCACCGCCAGGGTCACCGTGCTGGGCGAATACATCAGCCATCACATCGAGGAAGAGGAAGGCGAGCTCTTTCCCAAGCTGATCGTGCTGAACGTCGACCTTCGCAATATTGCCAAGCAGATGTTGCAACGCAAAGAAGAGATTACCGTCGAAGCGCATTTGGTATGA
- a CDS encoding glycosyltransferase family 2 protein has protein sequence MSAPRLSIVVLTYNRREELLGNLARLGRHAPGVPIIVVDNGSGDGTAAAVRQAFPGIRLVRAPANLGAAGRNLGAAAASTPYVAFCDDDTCWEPGALAAAERLLDAAPRAGVISAAVRIGPDGRMDPTCHVMASSPLGPGPAGTMRLLGFMAGACIFRRQAYLAAGGYQPRFFIGGEEALLALDLAALGWDMLYAPHICTWHHPSPLRDRPLRTHLLSRNAIWTAWLRLPWRAACRETAAELREAARRGTGWRVLRAALAGGPWVWRHRRVIPSQVESQRRCVAGGPLHGSAATPASMAGALSYPVHAREDHTHP, from the coding sequence ATGAGCGCTCCCCGACTTTCCATCGTCGTACTGACCTACAACCGCCGCGAGGAGCTGCTCGGCAACCTGGCGCGCCTGGGCCGCCATGCGCCCGGCGTGCCCATCATCGTGGTCGACAATGGCTCGGGCGACGGCACGGCCGCGGCGGTCCGGCAGGCTTTTCCCGGGATTCGCCTGGTGCGCGCGCCCGCCAACCTCGGCGCCGCGGGCCGCAACCTGGGCGCGGCCGCGGCCAGCACGCCGTACGTCGCGTTCTGCGACGACGATACCTGCTGGGAGCCGGGCGCGCTTGCCGCGGCGGAGCGACTGCTGGACGCCGCCCCCCGCGCGGGCGTGATCAGCGCCGCCGTGCGCATCGGTCCGGACGGCAGGATGGACCCCACCTGCCACGTCATGGCGAGCAGTCCGCTGGGCCCCGGCCCGGCCGGGACCATGCGCCTGCTGGGTTTCATGGCGGGCGCCTGTATCTTCCGCCGGCAGGCCTACCTGGCGGCGGGCGGATACCAGCCACGCTTTTTCATCGGCGGCGAGGAAGCCCTGCTGGCCCTGGATCTGGCCGCACTGGGATGGGACATGCTGTATGCGCCCCATATCTGCACCTGGCACCACCCCTCGCCCCTGCGCGACCGCCCCCTGCGCACCCACCTGCTCAGCCGTAACGCCATCTGGACGGCGTGGTTGCGGCTGCCCTGGCGCGCCGCCTGCCGCGAAACGGCAGCGGAACTGCGCGAGGCGGCACGGCGCGGGACCGGCTGGCGCGTTCTGCGCGCCGCCCTGGCAGGGGGACCCTGGGTCTGGAGGCATCGCCGGGTCATCCCGTCCCAGGTCGAAAGCCAGCGACGCTGCGTGGCCGGCGGGCCGCTGCACGGCTCGGCCGCCACCCCGGCGTCCATGGCCGGCGCCCTTTCCTATCCCGTACATGCGCGGGAAGACCATACTCATCCTTGA
- a CDS encoding PIG-L deacetylase family protein, whose amino-acid sequence MKCIDDPGHIAAISPHLDDAVASCGALLAAYPGSTVVTVFAGAPAAGAPQTDWDRRCGFPDGATAMAQRCAEDDKALHLLKARPVRLPFLDDQYIRAMTRVSPKIEKIAPALANALDQAQARTVLFPMGLFHSDHVLASDAVLALVAATSDRLWVAYEDALYRTKPGLLHARLVQFYTRGYSLTPVVFGAPSNIHRKATAVSAYASQLGELGVKKGEGDAAAPERYWLLSESVKQQP is encoded by the coding sequence TTGAAATGCATCGATGATCCCGGACATATCGCGGCGATTTCGCCCCATCTGGACGATGCGGTAGCCAGCTGCGGCGCGCTGCTGGCTGCCTACCCTGGCAGCACCGTCGTCACCGTCTTCGCCGGGGCGCCGGCGGCGGGGGCGCCGCAGACCGACTGGGACCGCCGCTGCGGCTTCCCGGACGGCGCGACCGCCATGGCCCAGCGTTGCGCGGAGGACGACAAGGCCTTGCACCTGCTCAAGGCACGGCCGGTGCGGCTGCCCTTCCTGGACGACCAATACATCCGCGCGATGACCCGTGTCAGTCCCAAGATCGAAAAGATCGCGCCTGCCCTGGCGAATGCCCTGGACCAGGCACAGGCTCGCACAGTGCTGTTTCCGATGGGCCTGTTCCACAGCGACCATGTGCTGGCTTCGGACGCGGTGCTGGCCCTGGTCGCCGCCACGTCGGACCGCCTGTGGGTGGCCTACGAAGACGCGCTGTATCGCACCAAGCCGGGGCTGCTGCACGCCCGCCTGGTGCAGTTCTACACGCGCGGCTACAGCCTGACCCCCGTTGTCTTCGGGGCCCCCTCCAACATTCACCGCAAGGCCACGGCGGTATCGGCCTATGCCAGCCAGCTCGGCGAACTTGGCGTCAAGAAAGGCGAAGGCGATGCCGCCGCCCCCGAGCGCTATTGGCTGCTGAGCGAATCGGTCAAACAACAACCATGA
- a CDS encoding UDP-glucuronic acid decarboxylase family protein gives MTQAFPSPLRVLVSGGAGFIGSHLCKRLLAKGHTVVCLDNFHTGQIQHVEPLKRHPRFTLVTHDVVDPFDAEVDRIYNLACPASPIHYQTQPVHTLRTCVMGAMNMLELARKTGARILQASTSEVYGDPQVHPQRESYWGHVNPVGVRSCYDEGKRCAETLFHDYARMYGVKIKIARIFNTYGPNMAPDDGRVVSNFIVQALQGQALTIYGDGSQTRAFCYVDDMVDALERLMESPDDFSGPVNLGNPEELTVLEVARRIQRLAGTDVPLIFKPLPADDPVQRCPDISLAARELGWAPCVHVEDGLRHTIRYFSQFVNADLMRAHTRAAAPL, from the coding sequence ATGACCCAAGCATTTCCGAGTCCTCTGCGCGTACTGGTGTCCGGCGGGGCCGGCTTCATCGGCTCGCACCTGTGCAAGCGGCTGCTGGCCAAAGGCCATACGGTGGTCTGCCTGGACAATTTCCACACGGGCCAGATCCAGCACGTGGAACCGCTGAAGCGGCATCCGCGCTTCACCCTGGTCACGCACGACGTGGTGGACCCGTTCGACGCGGAGGTCGATCGCATCTACAACCTGGCCTGCCCCGCATCGCCCATCCACTACCAGACCCAGCCCGTGCACACGCTGCGCACCTGCGTCATGGGCGCGATGAACATGCTGGAGCTGGCGCGCAAAACGGGCGCGCGCATCCTGCAGGCGTCGACCAGCGAAGTCTACGGCGACCCCCAGGTCCATCCGCAACGCGAAAGCTACTGGGGCCACGTCAATCCCGTCGGCGTGCGGTCCTGCTATGACGAGGGCAAGCGCTGCGCCGAAACGCTTTTCCACGACTATGCGCGCATGTACGGCGTGAAGATCAAGATCGCGCGCATCTTCAACACGTACGGACCCAACATGGCCCCCGATGACGGCCGCGTGGTGTCCAACTTCATCGTCCAGGCCTTGCAGGGCCAGGCCTTGACCATCTACGGGGATGGCAGCCAGACTCGGGCCTTCTGCTATGTCGACGATATGGTCGATGCGCTGGAACGCCTGATGGAAAGCCCCGACGACTTCAGCGGGCCCGTCAACCTGGGCAACCCGGAAGAATTGACCGTGCTGGAGGTGGCGCGGCGCATCCAGCGCCTGGCGGGCACCGATGTCCCGCTGATTTTCAAGCCGCTGCCGGCCGACGACCCGGTGCAGCGCTGCCCGGACATCAGCCTGGCCGCACGGGAACTGGGCTGGGCGCCGTGCGTACACGTGGAGGACGGATTGCGGCATACCATCCGGTACTTCAGCCAGTTCGTCAACGCGGACCTCATGCGGGCGCACACCCGCGCCGCCGCGCCGCTGTGA
- a CDS encoding glycosyltransferase family 4 protein, which produces MHKPATPRKLRILTWHVHGNYLYALTRVPHEFVIPVREGNPPGYGALGHRIPWGPHVREADADALRNEDFDCIVYQSRATYETREQLLTPRQLALPCVYIEHDPPMPHPTDTRHWFRHERGILVHVTHYNRAAWDNGSTRAAVIEHGVPAPRNVAGKDTLPKGIVVLNHLRRRGRRMGADLFEQIREQVPLDLIGMDAESMGGLGEVPNMEVGDFVSRYRFFFSPIRYTSLGLALIEAMMAGVPVVGFAATELPRVIVNGRNGYIDTDPGQLAAVMKALIDDPAMAAAWGAEARKTALERYGMDRFVADWQDLFSGLMGDQR; this is translated from the coding sequence ATGCATAAACCGGCGACGCCGCGCAAGCTGCGCATCCTTACGTGGCACGTCCACGGCAATTACCTGTACGCGTTGACGCGCGTGCCGCACGAGTTCGTCATTCCCGTGCGCGAGGGCAACCCGCCGGGCTACGGCGCGCTGGGACATCGCATCCCCTGGGGACCGCACGTGCGCGAGGCCGACGCCGACGCGCTGCGCAACGAGGATTTCGATTGCATCGTCTACCAGTCCCGCGCCACCTACGAGACGCGGGAGCAGTTGCTTACGCCACGCCAGCTCGCATTGCCATGCGTCTATATCGAGCACGACCCACCGATGCCGCACCCCACGGACACGCGGCATTGGTTCCGGCATGAGCGCGGCATCCTGGTCCATGTGACCCATTACAACCGCGCGGCCTGGGACAACGGGTCCACGCGTGCCGCGGTCATCGAGCATGGCGTGCCGGCGCCCCGCAACGTCGCCGGCAAGGACACGCTGCCCAAGGGCATCGTGGTGCTGAACCATCTGCGGCGGCGCGGTCGCCGCATGGGGGCCGACCTGTTCGAACAGATACGCGAACAGGTGCCGCTGGACCTGATCGGCATGGACGCGGAATCGATGGGCGGGCTGGGCGAGGTTCCCAACATGGAGGTCGGCGACTTCGTCTCGCGCTACCGTTTTTTCTTCAGCCCCATCCGCTACACCAGCCTGGGCCTGGCGCTGATCGAAGCCATGATGGCCGGCGTACCGGTGGTCGGCTTCGCCGCCACGGAGCTGCCGCGCGTCATCGTAAATGGCCGCAACGGCTATATCGATACCGACCCGGGGCAGTTGGCGGCCGTGATGAAGGCACTGATCGACGACCCCGCAATGGCCGCGGCCTGGGGCGCCGAAGCCAGGAAGACTGCCTTGGAACGTTATGGGATGGACCGCTTCGTGGCGGATTGGCAGGACCTGTTTTCCGGGTTGATGGGAGATCAACGATGA
- a CDS encoding glycosyltransferase family 9 protein, whose product MTHAHLWHPAPRRIAVFRALQLGDMLCAVPALRALRRHCPQAHITLVGLESVRPFAQRFSAYIDELLVFPGIPAFPEQAARPQALPAFYRETHARGFDLALQMHGSGAQSLEIVRQLGARAHAGFVPEAGMAEPGRLFPWPDDLPESRRYTALMRFLGVPVDDEALEMPLTNNDRSEARRTARACGIDPATTIFIHPGARLQSRRWPAERYAEVARTLARRGWRIAVTGSASERNLTATVATAAGSAAVDLADRTSLGGLAALLARAPLLICNDTGVSHVAAGVRTPSVVIACGSDVSRWAPLDRTRHTVLADHPPCRPCAHDICPVGHVCARNVSVQAVLQEVERQLTAARPADPQAAGANAARPAPPARTFSDLKEATPDHA is encoded by the coding sequence ATGACGCACGCCCACTTGTGGCATCCGGCGCCACGCCGCATCGCCGTATTCCGCGCCTTGCAGCTGGGCGACATGCTGTGCGCGGTACCTGCCCTGCGCGCCCTGCGGCGCCACTGTCCACAGGCACACATCACGCTGGTCGGGCTGGAGAGCGTGCGGCCTTTCGCCCAGCGCTTTTCCGCGTATATCGACGAACTGCTGGTGTTCCCGGGCATCCCGGCGTTCCCCGAGCAGGCGGCCCGGCCGCAGGCCCTGCCCGCGTTCTATCGCGAGACCCATGCCCGTGGTTTCGACCTGGCCCTGCAGATGCACGGCAGCGGCGCGCAATCGCTGGAGATCGTGCGCCAACTGGGTGCGCGCGCACATGCCGGCTTTGTGCCGGAGGCCGGCATGGCGGAGCCGGGACGGCTGTTTCCCTGGCCGGACGACCTGCCCGAGTCCAGGCGCTATACGGCGTTGATGCGTTTTCTCGGCGTGCCGGTCGACGACGAGGCGCTGGAAATGCCGCTGACGAACAACGACAGGTCGGAAGCCCGCCGCACCGCCCGCGCCTGCGGCATCGACCCGGCGACCACCATCTTCATCCACCCCGGCGCGCGCCTGCAATCGCGCCGCTGGCCGGCAGAGCGCTACGCCGAAGTGGCGCGCACGCTGGCGCGCCGCGGCTGGCGGATCGCCGTCACGGGCAGCGCCAGCGAGCGCAACCTGACCGCCACGGTGGCGACGGCGGCGGGCAGCGCCGCCGTGGACCTGGCCGACCGCACCTCGCTCGGCGGCCTGGCGGCCTTGCTTGCGAGGGCGCCACTGCTGATATGCAACGACACGGGCGTCTCGCATGTCGCGGCCGGCGTCCGCACGCCGAGCGTCGTGATTGCCTGCGGCAGCGACGTGTCCCGCTGGGCGCCGCTGGATCGCACCCGCCACACGGTGCTCGCCGACCACCCGCCGTGCCGGCCCTGCGCGCATGACATCTGCCCGGTCGGCCACGTCTGCGCCCGCAACGTCTCCGTGCAGGCCGTGTTGCAGGAAGTGGAACGACAGCTCACGGCGGCGCGGCCCGCGGATCCGCAGGCAGCCGGCGCGAACGCGGCCCGGCCTGCGCCTCCCGCACGCACTTTCAGCGATCTCAAGGAAGCGACACCCGACCATGCATAA
- a CDS encoding glycosyltransferase family 2 protein encodes MNAETQPRISVVVPTYRRPDLLERCLGALLRQTLPVRDYEIVVCDDGPSQAAHDVVRRLAPVAGGPTVRYVPVTDTQGPAGARNAGWRQARADIIAFTDDDTVPDPAWLAAGLAALAPEVDALSGRIVMPLPANPTDYELDASRLQDAEFATANVFVRRHALEAVGGFDPRFTLAWREDSDLHFSLMEHGFRIVRAPQAIVVHPVRPAPFGAGIGMQRKIVFDTLLYKKHPRLYRERIRPHPPWFYLSVTALLIVALAAFAAGQGTLGAIAGAGWLALTAWFCARRLRGTRRTLDHIVEMAMTSATIPPASIFWRVVGSLRFRAGFP; translated from the coding sequence ATGAACGCAGAGACCCAACCGCGCATCTCGGTGGTGGTGCCGACCTACCGCCGACCGGACCTGCTGGAACGCTGCCTCGGCGCACTGCTGCGGCAGACCTTGCCCGTGCGCGACTATGAGATCGTGGTGTGCGACGACGGGCCCAGCCAGGCGGCGCATGACGTGGTCCGCCGGTTGGCGCCCGTGGCGGGCGGGCCCACGGTGCGCTATGTCCCGGTCACGGACACGCAGGGGCCGGCCGGCGCCCGCAACGCCGGCTGGCGCCAGGCGCGCGCGGACATCATCGCCTTTACCGACGACGACACCGTGCCGGACCCCGCCTGGCTGGCCGCCGGCCTGGCCGCGCTGGCGCCCGAGGTCGACGCCTTGTCGGGCCGTATCGTGATGCCGCTGCCGGCCAACCCCACCGATTACGAACTGGATGCCAGCCGACTGCAGGATGCGGAGTTCGCCACGGCCAATGTCTTCGTGCGCCGTCATGCGCTGGAAGCCGTGGGCGGTTTCGACCCGCGCTTCACGCTGGCATGGCGGGAGGACTCCGACCTGCATTTCTCCTTGATGGAGCATGGGTTCCGCATCGTCAGGGCGCCCCAGGCCATCGTCGTGCATCCGGTGCGCCCCGCCCCGTTCGGCGCTGGCATCGGCATGCAGCGCAAAATCGTTTTCGACACGCTGCTGTACAAGAAGCATCCACGCCTGTATCGCGAACGCATCCGGCCGCATCCCCCGTGGTTTTATCTGTCCGTGACCGCGTTGCTGATCGTCGCGCTGGCGGCCTTCGCCGCCGGGCAGGGCACGCTGGGCGCCATCGCCGGCGCGGGCTGGCTGGCGCTGACGGCCTGGTTCTGCGCGCGACGGCTGCGCGGCACCCGGCGCACGCTGGACCACATCGTGGAGATGGCCATGACGTCCGCGACGATACCGCCAGCGTCGATCTTCTGGCGCGTGGTGGGATCGCTGCGTTTCCGGGCGGGGTTTCCATGA